A region of uncultured Carboxylicivirga sp. DNA encodes the following proteins:
- a CDS encoding superoxide dismutase yields the protein MERRQFISLLGLGAVGACTTTGGSKQGASQSGEQKSSPISGHFFPALPYQYNALEPYIDAETMELHYDKHHRGYFKKFTAAIEDSPLETMAIRDIFAEVSKHDMGIRNNGGGYYNHMLFWENLSPEKSEPSARLLSHIVKDFNSFDAFKDEFSKAAKTRFGSGWAWLILTEDKSLKVVSSPNQDNPLMDLAEVKGIPLMTLDVWEHAYYLNYQNKRGDYIAAFWSIVNWKTVSKRFEKALKGEWLG from the coding sequence ATGGAAAGAAGACAATTTATTAGTTTACTGGGACTCGGAGCTGTAGGTGCATGCACAACAACCGGAGGAAGCAAACAAGGAGCTTCTCAATCAGGTGAACAAAAAAGTAGTCCGATATCTGGTCATTTCTTCCCTGCTTTACCATATCAGTATAATGCCTTGGAGCCATATATTGATGCTGAAACTATGGAGTTACACTACGATAAACATCACAGGGGATACTTCAAGAAGTTTACTGCCGCAATTGAAGATTCACCGCTTGAAACGATGGCAATACGCGATATTTTTGCAGAAGTTTCAAAACATGATATGGGTATAAGAAATAATGGAGGAGGATATTACAATCATATGCTGTTCTGGGAAAATCTTAGCCCTGAAAAAAGTGAACCCTCTGCTCGTTTGTTAAGTCACATAGTGAAGGATTTTAATTCTTTTGATGCATTTAAAGATGAGTTTTCGAAGGCTGCAAAAACACGTTTTGGTAGTGGTTGGGCTTGGTTAATACTCACAGAAGATAAAAGCCTAAAAGTAGTTTCATCACCAAATCAGGATAATCCTTTAATGGATTTGGCTGAAGTTAAAGGTATTCCTTTAATGACACTCGATGTTTGGGAACATGCATACTATCTTAACTATCAGAATAAGCGTGGTGATTATATTGCCGCTTTTTGGAGTATTGTGAACTGGAAAACAGTTAGTAAGCGTTTCGAAAAAGCATTGAAAGGAGAATGGTTAGGTTAA
- a CDS encoding monovalent cation:proton antiporter-2 (CPA2) family protein has translation MHLDTIFFDMMVYLLAAVVSVPIAKKIGLGSVLGYLIAGIVIGPFALGLVGAEDADVMHFAEFGVVIMLFLIGLELHPSMLWRMKRLIFGLGGLQIGFTAGIIVLISSLFWLNLAQAITTGLILALSSTAIVLQTLSEKGLLQTRAGRHGFSVLLMQDIAVVPIFAILALLANQVATSTVADTTVLTNEGWKNLLLIMVAVGIIVVGGRYVAHYLFKYIADTGLRELFTATALLMVIGVAIGMDAVGLSPALGTFLAGVVLANSEYRYELENNLEPSKGLLLGLFFISVGASINFNLLLDHFGLILGLLVLLIFIKFLVLFVLGRIFKLNTSQNLLFTFSLSQAGEFGFVLVAFASQNAIYDEFTSGVLLIVIALSMLITPLLFIVNERIILPRISHKEAKELQQDSIIDEGNPVIMAGFGRFGMVLGRFLNANGINTTIIDINPHNIEYLKKFGYKIYYGDITQADMLKAAGALKAKVLVIVMGDRQQIDKLIDVAAKHFPHLKLVVRAVDVAHGLELANKKIESFRQETFDSAVALGADALRCLGLSNYRVHRAATTFRHLDRKFMDNLRQRYGMNDPHFIMETRKFSEHIENILLLQQKHPYSEMDCAWDTDSMITEEKENQE, from the coding sequence ATGCATTTAGATACAATATTCTTTGATATGATGGTGTATTTGCTGGCAGCCGTAGTGTCAGTACCCATTGCAAAAAAGATAGGTTTAGGATCGGTTTTGGGTTATTTAATTGCAGGTATTGTTATTGGTCCTTTTGCACTTGGACTTGTTGGCGCTGAAGATGCTGACGTGATGCATTTTGCTGAATTTGGAGTGGTTATCATGTTGTTTTTGATTGGATTGGAACTTCATCCGAGTATGCTCTGGCGTATGAAACGTTTGATTTTTGGTTTGGGAGGATTGCAAATTGGCTTTACAGCCGGAATTATAGTGCTCATTTCATCTCTTTTCTGGTTGAATTTAGCACAAGCCATTACAACAGGACTCATATTGGCACTTTCGTCAACAGCTATTGTTTTGCAAACCTTATCAGAGAAGGGATTATTACAAACAAGAGCAGGAAGACATGGATTCTCTGTATTATTAATGCAGGATATTGCTGTGGTACCGATCTTTGCTATACTGGCTTTATTGGCTAATCAGGTGGCTACTTCAACTGTTGCGGATACAACTGTTTTAACCAACGAAGGATGGAAAAATTTGCTGTTAATTATGGTTGCTGTTGGAATTATAGTTGTTGGAGGTCGTTATGTAGCTCATTATTTATTCAAGTATATTGCAGATACTGGTTTGCGTGAATTGTTTACGGCAACAGCTTTGTTGATGGTTATTGGGGTAGCCATTGGTATGGATGCAGTTGGTTTGTCACCAGCTTTGGGTACTTTCTTGGCAGGAGTGGTTCTGGCAAACAGCGAATATAGATATGAACTCGAAAACAACCTTGAGCCATCAAAAGGCTTATTGTTGGGCTTATTTTTTATATCTGTAGGTGCGAGTATCAACTTTAACTTGTTGTTAGATCATTTCGGCTTAATACTTGGATTACTCGTGTTGCTTATTTTTATTAAGTTTCTTGTTTTATTTGTTCTTGGGCGAATTTTTAAACTCAATACTTCTCAAAATCTATTGTTCACTTTTAGTTTGTCACAAGCCGGAGAATTTGGATTTGTATTAGTCGCTTTTGCTTCACAAAACGCCATTTACGATGAATTTACATCTGGTGTTTTATTGATTGTAATAGCACTTTCTATGCTAATTACTCCACTATTGTTTATTGTGAATGAGCGAATCATATTACCACGAATCTCTCATAAAGAAGCGAAGGAATTACAACAGGATTCTATTATAGATGAAGGTAATCCGGTGATTATGGCAGGATTTGGAAGATTTGGAATGGTATTGGGACGATTTTTAAATGCCAATGGAATTAATACAACAATTATCGACATCAATCCTCATAATATTGAATATTTAAAAAAATTCGGTTACAAAATCTATTATGGCGATATCACGCAAGCAGATATGTTAAAAGCTGCCGGAGCACTTAAGGCAAAGGTATTGGTTATTGTAATGGGAGACAGACAGCAGATAGATAAACTGATTGATGTGGCGGCAAAGCATTTTCCTCATTTAAAGTTGGTTGTTCGAGCTGTTGATGTGGCTCATGGTCTTGAGTTGGCCAATAAAAAAATTGAATCTTTCAGGCAGGAAACATTTGATTCAGCTGTTGCCTTAGGTGCAGATGCTTTACGTTGTTTAGGTTTGAGTAATTACAGAGTTCACAGGGCTGCCACAACATTCAGGCATCTCGACCGAAAATTTATGGATAACCTTCGTCAACGATATGGTATGAATGATCCTCATTTTATAATGGAAACCCGTAAATTCTCGGAGCATATCGAAAATATTCTTCTACTTCAACAAAAGCACCCTTATAGCGAAATGGATTGTGCCTGGGATACCGATTCAATGATTACCGAGGAAAAAGAGAATCAGGAGTAA
- a CDS encoding DUF2520 domain-containing protein, translated as MRIVLIGSGNVATHMGNALFEAGHKISQVYSRSKENAINLSASIESTGITDLNKIDATADVYIISVKDDAQAEVVDKMPIVKGLVVHTAGSVGLELLSRFENHGVFYPFQTFTKASKVNFGNVPVLVESNTEKNTEILLNLGHTLSKTVLKADSQQRLKLHIAAVYSCNFVNLMYRVADEVLTDGGLPFSLLQPLISETASKVQKMKPSETQTGPASRDDQQTIQKHKDILASNDELSQIYELLTAGILKRIK; from the coding sequence ATGCGAATTGTATTGATTGGTTCAGGTAATGTTGCAACCCATATGGGTAATGCTTTGTTTGAAGCCGGACATAAGATTAGTCAGGTATATAGCAGAAGCAAAGAAAATGCAATTAATTTATCGGCCAGCATTGAGTCAACAGGGATAACTGATTTAAATAAGATTGATGCAACTGCCGATGTGTATATTATTTCGGTTAAAGATGATGCACAGGCTGAGGTAGTAGATAAGATGCCAATTGTAAAAGGTTTGGTAGTACATACTGCCGGTAGTGTGGGACTTGAATTACTAAGCAGATTCGAGAATCATGGAGTATTCTATCCTTTTCAAACATTTACCAAAGCAAGTAAAGTGAACTTTGGTAATGTGCCTGTTTTGGTTGAGAGTAATACTGAAAAAAATACGGAGATATTGCTCAATTTAGGACATACATTGAGTAAAACTGTTCTAAAAGCTGATTCGCAACAAAGGCTTAAGCTGCATATTGCTGCTGTTTATTCCTGTAACTTTGTTAATCTGATGTATCGTGTGGCTGATGAAGTACTGACAGATGGTGGTTTACCATTTAGTTTGTTACAACCGCTAATTTCTGAAACTGCCAGTAAAGTTCAGAAAATGAAACCATCTGAGACACAAACGGGCCCTGCTTCGCGTGATGATCAACAGACGATTCAGAAGCATAAAGATATTCTGGCTTCGAATGATGAGTTGTCTCAGATTTATGAATTATTGACAGCTGGTATTTTAAAGCGAATTAAATAA
- a CDS encoding DNA-3-methyladenine glycosylase I — protein sequence MKTRCNWVDQTELMQKYHDEEWGVPLHDDDKLFEFMVLDAFQAGLSWFTILKKREGFRQAFDGFNAAKIANYDDAKVEELMQDESIIRNRQKIVATVKNAKAFLRIQKNHGSFDKYIWQFTGHQTIKNHYSDSKELPATSPESIAMSKALKKEGFAFVGPTICYAFMQALGAYNDHITSCFRYKELSK from the coding sequence ATGAAAACACGATGCAATTGGGTAGATCAAACGGAATTAATGCAGAAATATCATGATGAAGAATGGGGTGTGCCTTTGCACGATGACGATAAATTATTTGAGTTTATGGTTCTTGATGCTTTTCAGGCAGGTTTAAGCTGGTTTACAATTCTGAAGAAGCGGGAAGGGTTCAGGCAGGCTTTTGATGGATTTAATGCAGCTAAAATTGCTAATTACGATGATGCTAAGGTTGAAGAACTGATGCAGGATGAATCCATTATACGCAACAGGCAAAAGATTGTGGCCACCGTTAAAAATGCAAAGGCTTTTCTGCGAATCCAGAAAAATCACGGCTCATTTGATAAATATATCTGGCAGTTTACCGGCCATCAAACCATAAAAAATCACTATTCCGATTCAAAAGAATTGCCTGCTACATCTCCTGAGTCCATTGCAATGAGTAAGGCTTTGAAAAAAGAAGGTTTTGCTTTTGTAGGACCTACTATTTGTTATGCTTTTATGCAGGCATTGGGAGCTTATAATGACCATATTACAAGTTGTTTTAGGTACAAGGAATTAAGTAAATAA
- a CDS encoding YccF domain-containing protein — MRTLGNILWHFPFFGFLSALSTFLIGGLFVITVIGAPIGLGLIQLSKFLLAPFSNSMISQSDMEVEQNAAWKTFGIIVRILYFPFGLFLAVVTIFQIVGLFISLVGIPVALVLAKSLGTYFNPINKTCVSKAVADEVASRKAKAQVDKAFA, encoded by the coding sequence ATGAGAACATTAGGTAACATTTTATGGCATTTCCCATTTTTTGGATTTCTTTCAGCGTTGAGTACTTTTCTTATTGGTGGTTTATTTGTAATAACTGTTATTGGTGCTCCAATAGGATTGGGATTGATTCAACTATCTAAATTTTTACTGGCTCCTTTTTCAAATTCAATGATTAGTCAAAGTGATATGGAAGTTGAGCAAAATGCAGCATGGAAGACCTTTGGAATAATTGTCAGAATACTTTATTTCCCATTCGGATTGTTTTTGGCAGTTGTGACTATTTTTCAAATTGTTGGATTGTTTATTTCATTAGTTGGTATTCCTGTTGCTTTGGTTTTAGCAAAATCATTGGGAACATATTTTAATCCAATAAATAAAACTTGTGTTTCTAAAGCAGTTGCTGATGAAGTGGCTTCACGTAAAGCAAAAGCTCAAGTTGATAAGGCATTTGCCTAG
- a CDS encoding 3'-5' exonuclease — MKLQLKNPIVFFDLETTGINIANDRIVEIAILKVSVDGKEESYCYKINPEMPIPPESTAIHGITDEDVKDAPTFKKMGKEIAKIMEGCDIGGFNSNKFDVPLLAEEFIRAEIDFDMKKRKFVDVQTIFHKMEKRTLSAAYKFYCEKDLTDAHTAEADTRATYEVLLAQLERYPELENDVEFLNTFSSFNKNADFIGRIIFNDKGEEVFNFGKYKGQSVEKVLEKDPSYYGWMMNGDFPLFTKKVLTNIKLRGFNKK, encoded by the coding sequence ATGAAACTCCAGCTTAAGAACCCCATTGTGTTTTTCGATTTGGAAACCACCGGAATCAATATTGCTAATGATCGAATTGTTGAAATTGCCATTTTGAAAGTCAGCGTGGATGGTAAAGAAGAATCGTATTGCTACAAAATAAATCCTGAAATGCCTATTCCTCCAGAATCAACTGCTATTCATGGCATCACGGATGAAGATGTAAAAGATGCCCCTACATTTAAAAAAATGGGTAAAGAGATAGCAAAAATAATGGAAGGCTGTGATATTGGAGGATTCAATTCTAACAAATTTGATGTGCCACTTTTGGCTGAGGAATTCATAAGGGCTGAGATTGATTTCGACATGAAAAAGCGCAAGTTTGTTGACGTTCAAACCATTTTTCATAAGATGGAAAAACGCACTCTATCTGCCGCTTACAAATTTTATTGCGAAAAAGATCTCACAGACGCTCACACTGCCGAAGCAGACACACGAGCTACCTATGAAGTTTTGCTTGCTCAGCTTGAACGCTACCCCGAACTTGAAAATGATGTTGAGTTTTTAAATACCTTCTCTTCGTTTAATAAAAATGCCGACTTTATCGGACGTATCATTTTCAATGACAAGGGAGAAGAAGTATTTAACTTTGGAAAATACAAAGGTCAGTCGGTTGAAAAAGTTCTGGAGAAAGATCCATCGTATTATGGTTGGATGATGAACGGCGATTTTCCTCTTTTCACTAAAAAAGTACTGACTAATATTAAACTAAGAGGTTTTAACAAGAAGTAG
- a CDS encoding NAD(P)H-dependent oxidoreductase, whose protein sequence is MRKILILFAHPLPHKSRVNSALVQAVRKMSGVTFHDLYEEYPDFFIDVKREQDLLLQHDLIIWQHPFYWYSAPAILKEWFDLVLEHGFAYGRTGEALKGKYSMSVITTGGSKDTYNYKGHNQYPVTQFLLPYKQASSLCQMTYLPPMVFHGTHLMSERDLDIAKMDYIKLISLLRDGKQPLKEIKNNMFANEYLND, encoded by the coding sequence ATGAGAAAGATTCTGATACTTTTTGCCCATCCATTACCGCATAAATCAAGAGTAAATAGTGCCTTGGTTCAGGCTGTGAGAAAAATGAGTGGGGTAACCTTTCATGATTTATACGAAGAGTATCCTGACTTTTTTATTGATGTTAAACGTGAGCAGGATCTGTTGCTTCAACACGATCTAATCATTTGGCAACATCCTTTTTACTGGTACAGTGCCCCTGCAATTTTAAAGGAATGGTTCGACCTGGTTTTGGAACATGGTTTTGCCTACGGTCGCACTGGTGAAGCTCTGAAAGGTAAATACAGTATGTCGGTAATTACCACAGGAGGATCAAAAGATACCTATAATTACAAAGGGCATAATCAATATCCTGTAACTCAGTTTTTACTTCCTTACAAACAGGCTTCCAGTTTATGTCAGATGACGTATTTACCTCCTATGGTTTTTCACGGAACACATTTAATGAGCGAAAGAGATCTGGACATAGCTAAGATGGACTATATTAAGCTTATCTCTTTGTTGCGCGATGGAAAACAACCATTGAAAGAGATTAAAAATAACATGTTTGCTAACGAATACTTAAACGATTAG
- a CDS encoding fumarylacetoacetate hydrolase family protein produces the protein MKILCIGRNYVDHIKELNNQMPAEPVIFSKPDSALLLKNRPFFIPDFAQDFHHEVEVVVKINRIGKNIAPEFAHRYYDEVALGIDFTARDLQSKLKEKGLPWEKAKAFDGSAVLSEFVSTDEFENIQNIDFKLDVNGETRQQGNTSLMIYPIDQIIAHVSQYFTLKIGDLIYTGTPAGVGPVKINDRLQGYMGNKMMFDFLIK, from the coding sequence ATGAAAATTTTATGCATTGGTCGCAATTACGTTGATCACATTAAAGAGCTGAACAACCAGATGCCCGCCGAACCTGTGATTTTTTCAAAACCCGACTCGGCGCTATTACTGAAAAATCGTCCATTCTTCATACCCGATTTTGCCCAGGATTTTCATCATGAAGTGGAAGTTGTGGTAAAGATCAACCGAATAGGCAAAAATATTGCTCCTGAATTTGCCCACCGTTATTACGACGAAGTAGCTTTAGGAATAGATTTTACAGCACGCGACCTTCAATCGAAGCTGAAAGAAAAAGGATTGCCCTGGGAAAAAGCCAAAGCTTTTGACGGTTCAGCTGTGTTATCGGAATTTGTATCAACAGATGAATTCGAAAATATTCAAAACATAGATTTCAAACTGGATGTAAACGGAGAAACCCGTCAACAAGGAAATACCTCTTTGATGATTTACCCCATTGACCAAATCATTGCACATGTTTCGCAATACTTTACCCTTAAAATAGGAGATTTGATTTATACTGGTACACCTGCAGGAGTTGGCCCTGTCAAAATCAATGATCGTTTACAAGGTTATATGGGAAATAAAATGATGTTCGACTTTTTGATAAAATAA
- a CDS encoding NfeD family protein, whose product MYRKFALLFSLLLSIMVFAQNTEVMNDSVKKVYTFKIFREIGSTSWIHTQEAFAEAEAMNADVILLHMNTYGGQVVYADSIRTKILNSPIPVHVFIDNNAASAGALISIACDSIYMRPGANIGAATVVNQSGEKMPDKYQSYMRSTIRATAEAHGKDTVVIGKDTTYVWRRDPHIAEAMVDESIYIEGVIDTGKILTFTTEEAILNGFCEGKANNLKEVLTHLDIEEYEMYNFEPSFYDGLKGFLTSPILQGILILIIMGGIYFELQTPGVGFPLAAAGLAAILYFAPLYIDGLAANWEIILFVVGLVLIGLEVFVIPGFGVAGVSGITLVVLGLTFSMLDNDLFDFEPVGFNKLLEALGIVLSGLFGSLLAIIYISKKILTTNSGLGARIALTTEENVELGYIGVEASMKELVGESGIANTTLRPSGKVEINDEVYDAVAETGYIEKGTAIKVSRFSHGQLYVVQIKK is encoded by the coding sequence ATGTACCGAAAATTTGCCCTGTTATTTTCTTTATTGCTTTCAATAATGGTGTTTGCACAGAACACTGAAGTGATGAACGATTCAGTTAAAAAAGTATATACCTTCAAAATTTTTCGTGAAATAGGTAGTACCTCATGGATTCATACCCAGGAGGCTTTTGCTGAAGCTGAAGCGATGAATGCTGATGTGATTCTTTTACATATGAATACCTACGGTGGTCAGGTTGTTTATGCTGACTCTATCCGTACCAAGATTTTAAACAGCCCTATTCCGGTACATGTGTTTATTGATAATAATGCAGCTTCGGCTGGTGCGCTGATATCTATAGCCTGTGACAGCATTTATATGCGTCCCGGTGCTAATATTGGTGCAGCCACTGTAGTGAATCAGAGTGGAGAAAAGATGCCAGATAAATATCAGTCGTACATGCGTTCGACCATCAGAGCAACTGCCGAGGCACATGGAAAAGATACTGTAGTTATTGGAAAAGATACAACTTATGTGTGGCGTCGCGATCCCCATATTGCTGAGGCTATGGTAGATGAAAGTATCTATATTGAAGGTGTTATTGATACAGGTAAAATTTTAACCTTTACAACCGAAGAAGCTATCCTTAACGGGTTTTGCGAAGGTAAAGCAAACAACCTGAAAGAGGTGCTGACACATTTGGATATTGAAGAATATGAAATGTACAACTTTGAACCTTCGTTTTACGATGGATTAAAGGGTTTTCTAACCAGTCCTATTCTGCAAGGTATATTGATACTGATTATTATGGGTGGTATCTATTTTGAGCTGCAAACACCAGGAGTTGGTTTTCCTCTTGCTGCAGCAGGTTTAGCTGCTATCTTGTATTTTGCACCCTTGTACATCGATGGTTTGGCTGCTAACTGGGAAATAATTCTTTTTGTTGTCGGTTTAGTCTTGATAGGGCTCGAGGTATTTGTAATACCCGGTTTTGGGGTGGCCGGTGTTTCTGGTATAACATTAGTTGTGTTAGGACTTACTTTTAGTATGCTCGATAATGACTTATTTGATTTTGAACCTGTTGGTTTTAATAAACTGTTGGAAGCATTAGGAATTGTTTTGTCAGGATTATTTGGATCTTTATTGGCGATTATTTACATCAGTAAAAAAATATTGACAACCAACAGTGGTTTGGGAGCCAGAATTGCTTTAACAACAGAAGAAAATGTTGAGTTGGGATATATTGGGGTGGAAGCATCCATGAAGGAGTTGGTAGGAGAGAGTGGAATAGCTAACACAACGCTCAGACCATCGGGTAAAGTTGAAATAAATGATGAGGTTTATGATGCTGTGGCCGAAACGGGTTATATCGAAAAAGGAACTGCCATTAAAGTTTCACGATTCTCCCACGGGCAATTGTATGTGGTGCAGATAAAGAAATAA
- a CDS encoding sigma-54 dependent transcriptional regulator encodes MGKSGNVLVVEKDKNVLQWIEGMLKDYVKKVITAKTPCQIPKIVHANIVDVVVLPFSCNGDCIDIESGVRVLHYLLKINPDAKVVFLVSPNDLSSAVKVMKEGAADVISNRFEHKELINRVLSFVDETSNKGKELSHHIFIPPKREFIYHSEKMREVVRTIDKVAPSEANVLILGENGTGKELVANSIHQKSKRNDKIFMSVDMGAFNESLIENELFGHKKGSYTDARNDKEGRFEMADGGTIFLDEIGNLDIAVQAKLLTVLEKREVTRIGDNTSKPIDIRLVSATNKSLHKMVDACEFRADLLYRLNTVEIELPPLRERQEDIPVLVSYFLSMYCALYRKPLLKIEKSAITCMQNYDWPGNVRELQHVIEKSVILAEGDRLTKEELCQRAHINDDDEISFSSYNLEDVEREVINKVLRLKSGNLTHTADVLGLTRASLYRRLRKYQL; translated from the coding sequence ATGGGAAAATCGGGAAATGTATTGGTTGTAGAGAAGGATAAAAACGTTCTTCAATGGATTGAAGGAATGTTGAAAGATTATGTGAAAAAGGTTATTACTGCTAAAACACCATGCCAGATTCCAAAGATAGTGCATGCTAATATAGTTGATGTGGTTGTTCTACCTTTTTCGTGTAATGGTGATTGCATTGACATAGAATCGGGTGTCAGGGTGTTACACTATCTTTTAAAGATTAATCCTGACGCTAAAGTGGTGTTTCTAGTCTCTCCTAATGACTTAAGTTCGGCTGTTAAAGTAATGAAGGAAGGTGCTGCAGATGTAATAAGTAACCGTTTTGAACACAAAGAGCTAATCAACAGGGTTCTTTCATTTGTAGACGAAACTTCGAATAAAGGAAAAGAACTAAGTCATCATATATTCATACCTCCCAAAAGGGAGTTTATTTATCATTCTGAAAAAATGCGTGAGGTTGTTAGAACCATTGATAAAGTTGCTCCTTCGGAAGCGAATGTGCTTATTTTAGGTGAGAATGGAACAGGTAAGGAATTAGTTGCGAATTCAATTCATCAAAAATCAAAACGTAATGATAAAATATTCATGTCGGTTGATATGGGTGCTTTTAATGAATCGTTGATTGAAAATGAGTTGTTTGGTCATAAAAAAGGATCTTATACTGATGCCCGAAATGATAAGGAAGGAAGATTTGAGATGGCTGATGGAGGTACCATCTTTCTGGATGAAATTGGAAATCTTGATATTGCTGTTCAGGCTAAGTTATTAACTGTTCTTGAAAAAAGAGAAGTGACAAGAATTGGTGACAATACATCAAAACCTATAGATATCAGATTAGTATCAGCAACCAATAAATCATTACACAAAATGGTTGATGCCTGCGAATTCAGAGCCGATTTGTTGTATCGCTTAAACACCGTTGAGATAGAATTACCACCTTTACGGGAAAGGCAGGAAGATATACCTGTTCTGGTCTCATACTTTTTATCGATGTATTGTGCACTTTATCGCAAACCATTACTTAAAATTGAAAAATCAGCCATTACCTGCATGCAGAATTACGATTGGCCAGGTAATGTAAGAGAATTACAACACGTTATTGAAAAATCGGTTATTCTGGCCGAAGGTGACAGATTAACAAAAGAAGAGCTTTGTCAGCGTGCTCATATAAATGATGATGATGAGATAAGCTTTAGCAGTTATAATCTTGAAGATGTAGAGCGGGAGGTTATTAATAAAGTTCTGCGATTAAAATCAGGAAATTTAACACATACAGCTGATGTTTTAGGTTTGACAAGGGCTTCGTTGTATCGTCGATTACGAAAATATCAACTCTAA
- a CDS encoding AraC family transcriptional regulator, translating into MRLFKKYVVFLPLLYSICLSGQVKNLSQVESFDYKELCKQAKINLNERNIQEAIMLATKADSQYVVLTDHHYSKANVILGICYNDVGDPIKSHQCYQTAINEEPDKLAKTFMLLNMVGLGVAAGDTLMAINFFNENFDSIQARFSPLEKAYCYLTIGNILRGCKFTSSKISIQELYNTSFSLYEQNNVYENAGFAALNLSQYYQEIKEDSVEYWLMQAYSMQSKANSPLGMSDVLLGIAQYHGIHNQLDSALFYYNKALPYSIRANYVPFVENNYKGLAEIYEKMHEYELSNKYLRYFYAYKDSLEKENWRSDLSEMQIQYGIKEKNKTITRLTDILKNIKWKIIYSVIGFLIFSVVLHFRLKHHNKKKWLASIRVNSIEKTKPRILNDEKLNLWLQLEKFMTERKVFLDPDLTLISLAQKLKTNRTTLSEVINEKSGKSFNQYINQFRIEESMLLLQNKEKDHLSIEGIAIEVGFKSRSSFYTAFVNSNGDTPSNYRNRQTNEVVELV; encoded by the coding sequence ATGAGATTATTTAAAAAATATGTGGTATTTCTGCCTCTGTTATATTCAATTTGTTTATCCGGACAAGTAAAGAATTTGTCACAAGTAGAATCCTTTGATTATAAGGAATTGTGCAAGCAAGCCAAAATAAATCTTAATGAAAGAAATATTCAGGAAGCTATTATGTTGGCAACTAAAGCCGATTCGCAATATGTGGTTTTAACCGACCATCATTACAGTAAGGCTAATGTTATATTGGGCATCTGTTATAATGATGTGGGAGACCCGATTAAATCACATCAATGTTATCAGACAGCGATCAATGAAGAACCCGATAAGCTTGCAAAAACTTTTATGTTACTTAATATGGTGGGGTTAGGTGTGGCTGCTGGTGATACTTTAATGGCCATTAATTTTTTTAACGAAAACTTCGACTCTATTCAGGCAAGGTTCTCACCACTTGAAAAAGCATATTGTTATTTAACGATTGGGAATATACTCAGAGGTTGTAAGTTTACTTCTTCAAAAATCTCAATTCAGGAATTATACAATACTTCTTTTAGCCTATATGAGCAGAATAACGTCTATGAAAATGCCGGCTTTGCAGCTCTTAATCTTAGTCAATATTACCAAGAAATAAAGGAAGACAGTGTGGAATATTGGCTTATGCAGGCTTATAGCATGCAAAGTAAAGCTAATTCGCCATTAGGGATGTCTGATGTTTTATTGGGAATTGCTCAATATCATGGGATACATAATCAATTGGACTCAGCTCTTTTTTATTATAATAAAGCATTACCATATTCAATTAGAGCTAATTATGTACCATTTGTTGAAAATAACTACAAAGGCTTGGCGGAGATTTATGAGAAAATGCATGAATATGAACTAAGTAATAAATATTTAAGGTATTTCTATGCTTATAAGGATTCGCTGGAGAAAGAAAATTGGCGATCAGATCTCAGTGAGATGCAAATACAATACGGGATTAAAGAAAAAAATAAAACGATAACACGACTTACCGATATTTTAAAAAATATAAAGTGGAAAATTATTTATTCTGTTATTGGTTTTTTAATATTTTCTGTTGTATTGCATTTTAGACTTAAGCATCATAATAAGAAAAAATGGCTTGCAAGTATCAGAGTTAATTCAATTGAGAAAACGAAGCCCAGAATTTTAAATGATGAGAAATTAAATCTTTGGCTACAACTAGAGAAATTCATGACAGAAAGAAAGGTATTTCTTGATCCTGATCTGACACTTATTTCATTAGCTCAGAAATTAAAGACTAATAGAACCACCCTTTCTGAAGTAATTAATGAAAAATCAGGTAAGTCCTTTAATCAATATATTAACCAGTTTCGTATAGAAGAATCAATGCTACTATTGCAAAATAAAGAAAAGGATCATCTATCAATTGAAGGAATAGCCATCGAAGTTGGTTTTAAATCCCGTTCTTCTTTTTATACCGCATTTGTTAATTCAAACGGAGATACACCATCCAATTACCGGAATCGCCAAACTAACGAAGTTGTGGAATTGGTATAG